A stretch of the Lactuca sativa cultivar Salinas chromosome 9, Lsat_Salinas_v11, whole genome shotgun sequence genome encodes the following:
- the LOC111898249 gene encoding uncharacterized protein LOC111898249: MADSLLPSIATFHTTKIIITNPTKFSFIGSIPNTMLACVSEARNVLQQYRKLPSSGPRELTPAMVRSIEEADKPAKRGKRIETQKEGNVTKPTKGQTPKKRKSDKGAPSQPKKKQQKKPARRLILQSSSDLDSEYVPPKNKSTAPSKSDSESSDEEALGRGDTPPRSPTPEMLVHSRPPSPPLVSVPISIPPVFPISTSQPSTSIPIPDPIFTETTTTTTTKRVHSLAPKPPFTTEPPVTTEPPVTTKPLSPTQSTDSTPVLGGEDLEFDSTYFSPYRVQSDEDKEAPITKRHLKAITDKLDQLLSSSSTGAYSDAALKDLFSTVVQEHNASLTAAAKAIDASTSQCQKASLAVEASTKECKEATEKVAAQKNSQTVNASVDNLQRSLQAERSNLEAVRQAIEAANATLHDNVNDRLTQLEAELAVENRIMDELDKRTSQLKMQNLKLRTATVELNDLKSEREPKQGGEKVAKTQPPPEPKPTAEPKDNEALVSNRDKKKKKFGEDDIDNEEDVYEKDPAKPFQKTKSSDKELEEKFKKQTAS, from the exons ATGGCGGACTCTCTTCTCCCCTCCATCGCCACCTTTCATACCACCAAGATTATCATCACAAATCCCActaaattttccttcattggATCGATCCCTAATACCATGCTTGCCTGTGTGTCTGAAGCAAGAAATGTTCTTCAACAATACAGGAAACTTCCTTCTTCTGgtccaagggaactcacaccagccatggttcgctccattgaagaggctgaTAAGCCAGCAAAGAGGGGAAAGAGAATCGAAACTCAAAAGGAGGGGAATGTCACTAAACCAACCAAGGGTCAAACCCCCAAGAAGCGAAAATCAGACAAGGGTGCTCCTTCACAGCCTAAGAAGAAGCAACAGAAGAAGCCCGCTCGGAGACTCATACTCCAATCTTCAAGCGATTTAGACTCAGAGTATGTTCCTCCCAAAAACAAATCTACTGCTCCTTCAAAATCTGACAGCGAAAGTTCTGATGAGGAGGCTTTGGGTCGTGGTGATACCCCGCCTCGCTCACCTACCCCAGAAATGCTTGTTCACTCCCGACCCCCTTCACCTCCACTCGTTTCTGTACCAATCTCCATCCCTCCAGTTTTTCCCATCTCTACCTCTCAACCATCAACCTCAATTCCCATTCCTGATCCAATCTTCACGGAAACTACCACTACCACGACCACTAAGAGGGTTCATTCTTTAGCACCCAAACCACCATTTACAACCGAACCACCAGTTACAACCGAACCTCCCGTCACTACAAAACCCTTGTCACCTACCCAATCCACTGACTCCACTCCAGTTCttggcggtgaggacttggaatttgattccacttaTTTTAGTCCTTACCGTGTACAAAGTGATGAAGACAAAGAGGCTCCTATAACCAAGCGCCATCTCAAAGCAATCACTGACAAACTTGATCAGTTGCTTTCCTCCTCTTCAACCGGTGCTTATTCTGACGCTGCTTTAAAGGATTTGTTCTCCACTGTTGTCCAAGAACACAATGCCTCCCTTACTGCTGCAGCTAAGGCTATAGACGCCTCCACTTCCCAATGCCAGAAGGCCTCCCTTGCTGTTGAGGCTTCCACAAAGGAGTGTAAagaagcgaccgaaaaa GTGGCTGCTCAGAAGAACTCTCAAACTGTGAACGCTTCGGTTGATAACCTTCAGCGCTCTCTTCAAGCTGAACGGTCCAACCTTGAAGCTGTACGACAAGCAATCGAAGCTGCCAATGCCACTCTGCATGATAATGTCAATGATCGCTTGACTCAACTGGAGGCAGAGTTGGCTGTGGAAAATCGTATCATGGATGAGCTCGACAAAAGAACCTCTCAGCTTAAGATGCAGAACCTCAAGCTTCGCACTGCCACAGTTGAGCTCAATGATTTGAAATCTGAGAGGGAG ccgaaacaagggggagagaaggtagCCAAAACCCAACCTCCTCCTGAACCAAAACCAACTGCTGAAccgaaggataatgaagcttTGGTCAGTAATagagacaagaagaagaagaaatttggGGAGGATGACATTGATAATGAAGAAGATGTTTATGAAAAGGATCCTGCTAAgccttttcagaaaacaaaatcttcTGATAAAGAGCTTGAAGAAAAGTTTAAGAAACAAACGGCTAGCTAG